A DNA window from Calliphora vicina chromosome 1, idCalVici1.1, whole genome shotgun sequence contains the following coding sequences:
- the Snap24 gene encoding synaptosomal-associated protein 25 isoform X2, giving the protein MAAEGVPRTELEDLQMKSAQVADESLESTRRMLNLMEESKEAGIRTLVALDDQGEQLDRIEEDMDRINADMKEAEKNLSGMEKCCGICVLPWKKVSIKDDGDNAWKNNDDGKIVNNQPQRVIDERERAGKGAPPQSGYIARITNDAREDEMDENLGQVNSMLGNLRNMALDMGSELENQNVQIDRINAKGDANNERMTGVNKRANNLLKS; this is encoded by the coding sequence ATGGCAGCTGAAGGTGTCCCACGAACAGAATTGGAAGATTTACAAATGAAATCTGCACAGGTGGCAGATGAGTCTTTGGAAAGTACCCGCCGTATGCTAAATCTTATGGAAGAAAGTAAAGAAGCTGGCATACGCACACTAGTCGCCCTTGACGATCAAGGTGAACAGCTTGATCGCATTGAGGAAGACATGGATCGTATTAATGCCGACATGAAAGAGGCTGAAAAGAATCTAAGTGGCATGGAGAAATGTTGTGGAATTTGTGTGTTGCCCTGGAAAAAGGTCTCTATTAAGGATGACGGTGATAATGCCTGGAAAAATAATGATGATGGCAAAATTGTGAATAACCAGCCTCAGCGAGTCATCGATGAACGAGAACGAGCCGGTAAGGGAGCTCCTCCCCAATCTGGTTACATAGCCCGCATTACAAACGATGCCCGCGAAGATGAAATGGATGAAAATTTAGGGCAAGTTAATTCCATGTTAGGTAACCTGCGCAACATGGCCTTAGATATGGGCTCGGAATTGGAGAATCAAAATGTACAAATCGATCGTATTAATGCCAAGGGCGATGCCAACAATGAACGTATGACAGGTGTCAACAAGAGGGCCAACAATTTACTCAAGAGTTAA